The DNA region TAGAGGAAGATTCACAACTAACCATCATCAACCGTTTTAAAGCGGAAATTAAAAAAGCGGAAACCCCAACCAAAAACATTCTAGAAAGTTACTTGGCCAATCTATACTGGCAATATTTCCAACAAAACCGATATCAGTTTTACAACCGTACTTCAACGGAAACAAAAGTAGACCATGTTGACTTTCGCACTTGGGACCTCACTACACTTTTTCATGAAATCACACTTCACTTTACGGCATCCCTGGAAAACCCAAAAGAACTTCAAAATACAGATTTAAAAGGGTTTGAAGAGCTATTGAACCAACAAAAGGGTTCTGACAGCTTCCGCCCTACCCTTTACGATATTTTAGCCCACACGGCACTGCAGTTCTTCAAAAGTGATGAAAGCAATATTACCCGCCCAGCGGATAAATATGAAATTAACGATCCGGAAACTATATGCGAGGCCTACCAGTTTGCACATCATAATTTGAGCACCCAAGACAAAACTTCGTTACAGGCAAGAGCGTTGAAAGTATACCAAGAACTCATTCTCTTTCATTTTGGCGAACCTGACTTAAAACCTTTGGTTATGGCCGATATTGAGCGCCTAAACTTTGTCTACCAGAATGGCATTTTTAAAAATAAGGAAACACTTTACGAGGAGACCTTAAAAAACTCTGCGGAGCAACTAAAGCACCATGAAACCTCTGCATTGTACCGTTATGAACTAGCGAAGTTATACCATACGCAAGGGCAAGCTTATCAACCTGAAACAAACGAAGAACCGCGTTGGAAAAAGAAAGAGGCTATTGCGCTGTGCGATGAAGTAATTGCCAAGTTCCCCGATAGTATGGGCGCCGAGCAGTGTAAATCGCTTAAATCTCAAATCTTGGCTACAACGTTATCCATGATTACGGAAAAACATATTCCGGTTAACGAGCCTTCAAAATTATTGGTCAATTATAAAAACCTGACCTCCTTACAATTGTCCGCTTACGAAGTAGACAACAAACAGATTAAGAAATTAAACAGTCTATATCCGCAAAAAGAGCAATTGTCCTTCATAAAAAAGTTAAAAGAAAAAAAGAGTTGGTCCGCATCGCTTAAAAATGAAAAAGACTATCAACAACATGGTATTGAAGTGCTGCTACCGCCTTTGGAAAACGGACAATACATTATTTTGGCTACACCCGAACAGAAAAGCAAAGACAGTTTTGCTTTTAGTCAAATTCAGGTGACCAATATGGCTTTGATTGAAACCAATGCCCAATCGGAAAAAAAATATCAAGTAATCAATAGAAATTCTGGCAAGCCAATTTCAGGGGCTAAAATGAAGTTTACTTATCTCAAGAATTATAACAAGCCCTATGCTACCAAAACTGAGAAAACAGATAAAATGGGATTTGTAACTCTTCCCTTAACGAATGATAACTGGAACGATGTTTCGGTAGAAATTAACAATAATGATGAGAAGGCTTACTTTGGCAATTATTATGTAAACAAAAAACCGGAAAAAAGCAGCGTTAACGAGGTAACAAACAAAATTTTTCTCTTTACGGACCGAAGTATTTACCGCCCAGGGCAACCTGTTTACTTTAAAGGTATTCTGATAGAAACTTTTGAAGAAAAATCGAAAGTGGTAGCTAATGAAAAGGTGTCGGCAACCTTGTATGATGTTAATGACCAAGAAATAACGGAACTCGAATTTAAGACGAATGAATTCGGTTCTTTTAATGGTGAGTTTATACTTCCAAGCTCAGGCCTAACAGGAGATTTTCATATCGAAACCGATGGTATTTCCTTGGATGCCTATAACACGCATTATTTCTCCGTAGAAGAATACAAACGCCCAAAATTTGAAACCTCTTTTGAACCTGTTACAGCGACTTATAAAGTAAATGACAGTATAAAAGTTACAGGGAGTGCTACTTCTTATGCCGGAAGTAAAATTACCGATGCCAAGGTAAGCTACCGTGTAAAACGCGCCGTGTACTTTCCACGCTGGTTTTACTGGCGTATGCCCTATTACAACAATGCTCCCCAAGAAATAGCTCATGGAGAAACTACTACAGATGCTTCAGGTAGTTTTGATTTAAAATTTAAAGCCATACCCGATAATAGTGTCTGCAAAGAGCATCTACCCACTTTTACTTATGAAATTAGTGCAGATGTTACGGACATTAACGGAGAAACGCATAGCACCACTACTTTTGTGTCCGTTGGTTATCATGCGCTTACCGCCAATATATCTGTTCCCGAGCAATGGAACAAGGACAAAAATGAAGATAATGTAACCATTTCTACCTCCAATCTTAATGGGCAACCTATATCTGCAAAAGGAACCTTGAAAATGTATAAACTACAAGCTCCAAAGCAGGTGCTGCGTTCTAGGTCCTGGCCGGCCCCTGATTATAAAAATTGGAGCAAAGAAGAGTACCGCAATCTTTTTCCACATGAGGCCTATGACAAAGAGGATCAAGCAATACATTGGGCGAAAGGTAAATTGGTGTGGCAAACTGATTTTGACACTGAGAAATCTAGTACGTTCGACATAAAAAACCTAAAAAAATGGGTGTCGGGCAAATATGTTATCGAATTGGAGACCAAGGATAAATTTGGCCAAGTTGTAAAGGAAAAAGCCATAACCACACTTTTCAGTGATACCGATAAACAATTGGCTGACAACCGCCTGTTCGACATTAAAATCGATAAACCTAATTATGAGATTGGTGACAAGGCTGAAATTACGTTATACTCAAACTCAGAGGACCTGACCGTAACCGTTACTATTGAAAAGGAAGAAGAAATCATTGATATACGTAAGATTCAATTGAACCAAAACTCAAAATCGTTTACAGTCCCGGTTACTGAAAATGATTTAGGAGGATTTGCTATCAATTATACGTTTTCTGCCTATAATTCCTTTCAATCGGGTGCATTGTCTATTTCTGTGCCTTATCCAGAAAACCGACTTGAAATCGAGACCACTACTTTTAGAGATAAATTACAGCCGGGTATGGAAGAGACTTGGTCGTTCAAACTAAAAGGACCTCAAGGAGAAAAAGTATCTGCCGAACTTTTGGCAAGCATGTACGATGCCTCTTTAGATACTTTTAGACCACACGGATGGAATTTTAATCCGCTTGCTCGAAGCTCCTATTATTCCTCCATTTACGCTAATGCCCATACCAGCTTTGGCACGAATTCATTCCGAACCTATCTGGATACAGACAGATATAGCTACTCACCGCAACAGTACGACTCCTTTAACTGGTTTGGGTTACATTTTGGTTATGGAAACTATAGCAGAGGTTTATTAACCAGAAAAATGGCAATGAGCGGTGCCCCTGTAGACCTTATGGAGGATAGTGCGCCATTGGAAGAAGTTGTCATTACCTCTTCAATGGCTCCAGAAGAAAATGAAATGGGGTTAACCAATCACAATACCTCAACTAACAAAGTTGAAAAGAAAACTGATTTAGAAAAAGTACAAATCCGTACAAACCTTCAGGAAACGGCATTTTTCTTTCCTGAATTACGAACGGATAAAGAAGGAAATGTTTCGTTCAACTTCACCACGCCAGAAGCGCTTACCAAATGGAAACTACAATTATTGGCCCATACAAAAGACCTGCACAGTTCTGTTAAGAGGTTAGAGACCGTTACGCAAAAAGAACTAATGGTGATGCCAAACGTACCGCGTTTTCTGCGTGAAGGTGATGAAATCAGCATAAGTACTAAAATTGCGAACCTCACGGATAAAAAGCTATCTGGACAAGCGAAACTTATACTTGTTGATGTACTTTCAGGAAAAGACGTCACCGAACAATTATTGAGTACGAAAGCTCAAAATGAATTCGCGGTAGACTCGTTAGGGAACACTCAGGTTTCATGGCAACTTAAAATTCCAGAAAACCTTCAGGCCGTTCAGTATACCGTGATAGCAAAAGCGGGCGATTTTAGTGATGGCGAACAAAGTGTGCTTCCCGTTTTGACCAACCGTATGTTAGTTACGGAAACCTTACCGATGTGGGTACGTAGCAATCAGACCAAAACCTTTGTTTTAGATAAATTGAGGGATAATACCTCAACTACAATACAACATCATAAACTTACTTTGGAAATCACTTCCAACCCAGCTTGGTATGCCGTTCAGGCACTGCCTTATTTAATGGAGTATCCGTATGATTGTAACGAGCAAACTTTTGCCCGATACTATGCCAACACACTAGCAAGCCATATTGCCAATTCAAACAAAAGAATAAAAGCGGTATTTGACCAATGGGCCAGTTCCGATGCGTTACTGAGCAACTTGGAAAAGAATGAAGAACTACAATCCCTTTTAATTCAAGAAACCCCATGGTTACGCGATGCGCAATCTGAGACCGAACGGAAAAAACGAATTGCGCTTTTATTCGACCTCAACAAAATGAAAGATGCACAGAGCCGTGCACTTGATAAATTGAAGAACAACCAAAAATCATCCGGGGCATGGCCGTGGTTTAACGGTGGTTCTGACAACCGGTTCATCACCCAACATATTATTGCGGGAATTGGCCATTTAAACAAACTAAACGTAACCTCTGACACACCCGACAACCAGTCTAAAGCGGAAGAAATGACCCGAAAGGCCATTGGTTATTTGGATGCCGAATTTGTAGAAGAATACGAGCAAATGAAGAAATACGCTTCCAACATAAATCATGATCATTTAAGCCAGATACAAATTCACTATTTGTACATGCGCAGCTTCTTTACCGATATTAAAACCTCAAAGGAAGTTGATAAAATTAGGGCGTATTATCTTGGGCAAGCCAAAGAATACTGGACTAAGAAAGGGCTTTATTCGAAGGGAATGTTGGCCCTCATCTTAAACAGAAATGGTCACACCACCACGGCTAATAAAATTTTAAAAGGATTAAAAGAAAACAGCATCGTGTCGGAGGAACTAGGTATGTATTGGAAAGAAAACACCCCGTCTTGGTATTGGCATCAAGCCCCTATTGAAACACAAGCGCTTTTGATAGAAGCTTTCGGAGAAATCGAAAATGATACAGAAACTATAGATAACCTGAAAATTTGGCTTCTAAAGCACAAACAGACCAACCAATGGTCTACCACCAAAGCTACCTCCGAAGCCGTTTACGCATTGCTCCTACAGGGCAGCGACTGGCTTTCCATAACCGATGCCGTTGATGTTAGCGTTGGAGGAAAAGCTATAGATGCTGAAAGGTTAGAAAATACTAAAGTGGAAGCAGGAACAGGCTATTTTAAAACTTCGTGGGATACTTCTGATATAGAAAAAAATATGGCTGAAGTTAACCTGACTAAAAAAGGAAACGGAATAGCTTGGGGCGCCCTGTATTGGCAGTATTTTGAAGATTTGGACAAAATAACATCCGCAGAAACACCTTTACAGCTTAAGAAAAAGTTATTCCTAAAAAAGAACACGGATACAGGTGAAAAAATCTCAGAGGTTACCGATGCAACAGTTTTAAAAGTAGGTGATTTGGTGCGTGTACGAATAGAACTTCGTTCTGATCGGGATATGGAATTCGTTCATATGAAAGACATGCGAGCGGCAGGGTTTGAACCTATTAACGTAATCTCCCGCTACAAATGGCAAGATGGTTTGGGGTACTATGAAAGCACCAAAGATGCCAGTACCAATTTCTTTTTCGATTATTTACCGAAAGGAGTTTACGTATTTGAATACGACTTAAGGGTAAACAATGCCGGAGATTTCAGCAATGGAGTTACTACAATCCAAAGCATGTACGCACCCGAATTTTCTAGTCATTCGGAAGGAGTACGGGTAGAGGTTGGTGATTAGTAGTTGAAACTAAACTGGGAGTTGAAATTACAAGCTCATCCGGTCTTTAAAAAGGTAAGACTGACGTCTGGAAACTTCAACTTCAACCCCATTTTTCATAGTAAGCTTAAGTTTACCATTGAACCACGGAACCACATCTCCTATATAGTTGGTGTTGATGATTTGTTGCCTATTCGCTCGAAAAAAGTTTTGAGTGGGTAGTTTATCCTCTACTTGATTTAGGGATTTGTAGAGCATTGGATTTTGGTCTTCAAAAAAGACTCGGGTATAGTTCCCTACAATATCAAAATGAGAAATATCCCCAATTTTGACCAACCAGCATTTCTCTCCATCTTTAATGAATATCTGGCTGTTTTCCGTCAACCGCTCATTTTTTGGTTCTTCGATTTCTTTCGATTTCTCTAGCTTGTTTTTCACCTTCTCCATTGCCAATGCAAAACGGCTTTCACTTATAGGTTTTAGTAAGTAATCCAGTGCGTTATACTCAAAAGATTTAATTGCAAATTCGTCATAGGCTGTAGTGAAAACCGTTATTGGAACCTCATCGAGCATTTCCAATAGCTCAAAACCATCCTTTTCTGGCATATTTATATCTAATAATAGAAGCTCGGGTTTTGTTTTTTTTATCAACTCTACCCCATTGTCAACATTTTCTGCTTCGCCTATCAACTCAATTTCAGAATAGTCTTTTAACAATTCTTTCAATTCGTTTCTTGCCAGTCTTGAATCTTCAACTATTACCGCTCTAATCTGTTTCATTCTAATGGAATTTTTATGCTAGCAACAACCTCACCTTCTATCTCTTTTAATGAAAAAGAAGCCTTTTGACCATGCAAGAGGCGCAATCGTTGCCGGATATTTTTTAACCCCAGCTGCGTAGAGTCCTTCGCTATTTTTAATTTTCCCGTATTTGCTACGGTTATAAATAAGTTTTCGTTGTCTTTTGTAACGTTCAATGTTATAGCTCCTCCATCTTTGAGATTGGCAATCCCGTGCTTAGCGGCATTCTCTATCAACAACTGAATTATCATAGGAGGTATAGGAATCTGTAATGCTTCTTCATCTATTTCTTCAACATATTGCAACCGATCTTCCATTTGTATTTTTGAAAGCGCAATATAGTTTTCTACCATTTCCAACTCTTCACATAATGGAATAGCATCTACAGTATTTTTGGCAAATGCATATTCCAACATTTCCGATAGTTTGGAAATCATTTCTTGCGATTTACCCACATCTTCAAGCATCAATCCCCTGACATTATTTATACTATTGAATAAAAAATGTGGATTTATTTGCCCTTTTAAAGTATTCAATTGTGCCTCTCTCAAGGTGGTATTTAATTCTAATTGTAATAGGTGATTTTTATTCGCTTCCAAGATAAATTTGAATATAAAATATACAATGGTCCATAACAGTACTATTACAGTTGTATCGAATATTCTAATTATGAAATTTACATTCTCCTTAAGCCATTCCAATTCACCGTCAGTTTTACCCCATATTTTTTCATATGCCAATTCAAATAAACTTACAAGCGAGTATATCAAGGCCGAACAGGATACAAATGCAACAAGTAATCTAATCACGTTTTTTTTACTAAAAATTTCAAAATCTACATTGTTTTTCAAATAGATTCTATAAATAGACGTAGAAATGATCGCCGATAAACCTGAAGTTAAAAAATCATATACCCTGTAGGTAAAGCTAAACTCTTTGAAAAGAAATACAGTAGAGTAAACTGCATACCATCCCAATATTTGCAAAATATAGAAAAGTAACTCTTTTCGAAGTCTAGTTATTTTCATTTTACTTTTCTTCTGTTCTGTTTTGATATCTAGGAATATAGAGCTTAATTAGTTTTTGTTCTTTAATAATACTTAAAGTACCTCCCTTACCATACAAAAGCCTCAAGCGTTGATTGACTTTTTTAAATCCAGTATCTTCTTTCAGACCCGTATTTAAAACTCCACTTGTATGTAAACCTAGTACCATATTATCATCTAAATTTTCACAATACAGCCTTAATTCTCTTTTGTTAGCTCCATTTACAACAGCATCATCCAACATTAATTCAAACATACTTATTAACAACATTGGAGGAACTGTGTTATCCAAAAATTCGGAGTTCATTTCGTTACTTAGTTTGATAGTATTGGGAGCATCAATTTGATATAGTTCTAAGTATTTCTGTACCATATCCATTTCATGACTAATAGATATGCTCTTCACATTTTGATTTGAAAGAGAATACCTTAAAAGCTCTGACAGATCTGTAAGCATTTTTCTAGCATTTTTTGTATCCAAAGGCATTTGTTTTCTAATACTATGTAACACCTTTATTAAAAATTTACCATTTACATGACCTTGTAAAATATTTAATTGAGCATTCTTTATACTTTCACGCAATTGCAACCTTTCTATTCTATTTTGATTATGATTACGAAGAGACTTTACAATGTAATACAGTAACGTCCATACACTTAACAAAGCCAATCCAAGAATCATTGGCCCCAATGTAATTGCTATACCTTCATGTTCCTTATGAGTTTCAGAGCCACTGCCCGCATGGTCAAGTACTATAAAGTGTTTAAATAAATATAATATCAGTACCCAAAGCATACAACATACAAATGCCAGACCAATAACCCTTGAAATATTTTTGAGATTAAATTCCAGAGTTGAATACCTCTTTAACAACCACCTATATATACTAGTAGTAATTACACCCGCGATAAAAATAGAGCTACTTATTAAGGTCGTGTCAAAAAGAGAATTGCCATCGATAAAAGCAGCATAACCAATAAAAAAAAATATAATTCCCCACCCCAGGATTTGAAGTACCCAGAAAAGATGTTTACCTAAAAAAGTAAATATTCTCATTTAATAATTAATTGATAAAGATTTTCTGGTCAGGGCATAATAAACAACATAATACCAACCAAGAAGACCGTGAAGAAGGACAAGATAAAAAACATTTCTTTTCTCCAAAGAGGCCACCAATGCAAGAAGATTACCAAAAAACAACCCACTTTGAAAATAAAAAATCACCATCATTCCAAATGAATACCCAAAAGCAACTCCTGCCTTATAAGCAGGAGAATTAACACCGGCACTATCCGCTACACCGTGTAAAAAACCATAATGGGCAATTGCTCCAATTACAAGAAAGAATATTATTATACCCACTATTATTAGGACCGCCAAGCCAAAATTTTTATAATTTTTGGCTTGTTGGGTTTTTATTTTATCGTTTGTCATTTTACCATAAATTACGATTGCCTTTGCATACATATAGAGCATGAAGTTCAAATATAGGTGTTTTGAACGCTCCCCTTAAACGATGAACGTTTTATCATCTAAGAACTATCTCAGCTAGCAATTCAATTAAAAATTTTAGTACGATTAGCATTCTCTGTTATTTTAAATTAGTGCCTTTAGCATTTCTAGAACTTTCAAAAAGATTTATAGAAACGGTGAGAAATAACACATGGAATGGTTTAGAATTACAGTACTATACTGCAGAGATAAAAATGATGGTTTCTAACAATCACCGGAATTTATTTTTTTAATTAACTGCCATCTCAAAAATACGATAGACAGCCCTGCCCAACTCTAGCCCTAAAAAGCCACCTATGGCAAGGCGAAGGGCAATACTCAAAGCAGTACGAAGAAACATTTTTCGCTTATCCGAAACGCTGACAATGTTCTCTTCTTTTTGTAAAAGCCCATTTTTATATATTGATACACCTACACCTCCGATGTATAAAAAACTTAGATATGGCTTTAGTCTGTAATTATTATCTCCTATTTTGAAAGGATGGTCTTTTCCAAACCATGAAAACCCCTCAGAGACTTTTTTACAATTCACAAGAATAGACTCCACTCCAAAAAAAGAATTATACACTTCCACATTTTTATTTTCTATACGATATTTAGCATGTTTCATAATATGTTTGATTTATTGATTATTTCTAGTTGAACGGATATAGAGGAGTCTCTAAAAGACTCCTATGTGTTTCACAAAAAGCTTATATAGATTGTAGTAATGCTACCGCATCCTCTGCGTTACTCAATTTTGCATAGTCTAATGCTGTCATACCTAATT from Zobellia alginiliquefaciens includes:
- a CDS encoding sensor histidine kinase; the protein is MRIFTFLGKHLFWVLQILGWGIIFFFIGYAAFIDGNSLFDTTLISSSIFIAGVITTSIYRWLLKRYSTLEFNLKNISRVIGLAFVCCMLWVLILYLFKHFIVLDHAGSGSETHKEHEGIAITLGPMILGLALLSVWTLLYYIVKSLRNHNQNRIERLQLRESIKNAQLNILQGHVNGKFLIKVLHSIRKQMPLDTKNARKMLTDLSELLRYSLSNQNVKSISISHEMDMVQKYLELYQIDAPNTIKLSNEMNSEFLDNTVPPMLLISMFELMLDDAVVNGANKRELRLYCENLDDNMVLGLHTSGVLNTGLKEDTGFKKVNQRLRLLYGKGGTLSIIKEQKLIKLYIPRYQNRTEEK
- a CDS encoding LytR/AlgR family response regulator transcription factor yields the protein MKQIRAVIVEDSRLARNELKELLKDYSEIELIGEAENVDNGVELIKKTKPELLLLDINMPEKDGFELLEMLDEVPITVFTTAYDEFAIKSFEYNALDYLLKPISESRFALAMEKVKNKLEKSKEIEEPKNERLTENSQIFIKDGEKCWLVKIGDISHFDIVGNYTRVFFEDQNPMLYKSLNQVEDKLPTQNFFRANRQQIINTNYIGDVVPWFNGKLKLTMKNGVEVEVSRRQSYLFKDRMSL
- a CDS encoding sensor histidine kinase, with protein sequence MKITRLRKELLFYILQILGWYAVYSTVFLFKEFSFTYRVYDFLTSGLSAIISTSIYRIYLKNNVDFEIFSKKNVIRLLVAFVSCSALIYSLVSLFELAYEKIWGKTDGELEWLKENVNFIIRIFDTTVIVLLWTIVYFIFKFILEANKNHLLQLELNTTLREAQLNTLKGQINPHFLFNSINNVRGLMLEDVGKSQEMISKLSEMLEYAFAKNTVDAIPLCEELEMVENYIALSKIQMEDRLQYVEEIDEEALQIPIPPMIIQLLIENAAKHGIANLKDGGAITLNVTKDNENLFITVANTGKLKIAKDSTQLGLKNIRQRLRLLHGQKASFSLKEIEGEVVASIKIPLE
- a CDS encoding alpha-2-macroglobulin family protein, which encodes MKRLSLVLTVILFSQMLSAQDSGDPYTSLWKKVQKLESEDLTKSALEMVETISAKAEKEKNSEQTVKALLFTSKYIMTLEEDSQLTIINRFKAEIKKAETPTKNILESYLANLYWQYFQQNRYQFYNRTSTETKVDHVDFRTWDLTTLFHEITLHFTASLENPKELQNTDLKGFEELLNQQKGSDSFRPTLYDILAHTALQFFKSDESNITRPADKYEINDPETICEAYQFAHHNLSTQDKTSLQARALKVYQELILFHFGEPDLKPLVMADIERLNFVYQNGIFKNKETLYEETLKNSAEQLKHHETSALYRYELAKLYHTQGQAYQPETNEEPRWKKKEAIALCDEVIAKFPDSMGAEQCKSLKSQILATTLSMITEKHIPVNEPSKLLVNYKNLTSLQLSAYEVDNKQIKKLNSLYPQKEQLSFIKKLKEKKSWSASLKNEKDYQQHGIEVLLPPLENGQYIILATPEQKSKDSFAFSQIQVTNMALIETNAQSEKKYQVINRNSGKPISGAKMKFTYLKNYNKPYATKTEKTDKMGFVTLPLTNDNWNDVSVEINNNDEKAYFGNYYVNKKPEKSSVNEVTNKIFLFTDRSIYRPGQPVYFKGILIETFEEKSKVVANEKVSATLYDVNDQEITELEFKTNEFGSFNGEFILPSSGLTGDFHIETDGISLDAYNTHYFSVEEYKRPKFETSFEPVTATYKVNDSIKVTGSATSYAGSKITDAKVSYRVKRAVYFPRWFYWRMPYYNNAPQEIAHGETTTDASGSFDLKFKAIPDNSVCKEHLPTFTYEISADVTDINGETHSTTTFVSVGYHALTANISVPEQWNKDKNEDNVTISTSNLNGQPISAKGTLKMYKLQAPKQVLRSRSWPAPDYKNWSKEEYRNLFPHEAYDKEDQAIHWAKGKLVWQTDFDTEKSSTFDIKNLKKWVSGKYVIELETKDKFGQVVKEKAITTLFSDTDKQLADNRLFDIKIDKPNYEIGDKAEITLYSNSEDLTVTVTIEKEEEIIDIRKIQLNQNSKSFTVPVTENDLGGFAINYTFSAYNSFQSGALSISVPYPENRLEIETTTFRDKLQPGMEETWSFKLKGPQGEKVSAELLASMYDASLDTFRPHGWNFNPLARSSYYSSIYANAHTSFGTNSFRTYLDTDRYSYSPQQYDSFNWFGLHFGYGNYSRGLLTRKMAMSGAPVDLMEDSAPLEEVVITSSMAPEENEMGLTNHNTSTNKVEKKTDLEKVQIRTNLQETAFFFPELRTDKEGNVSFNFTTPEALTKWKLQLLAHTKDLHSSVKRLETVTQKELMVMPNVPRFLREGDEISISTKIANLTDKKLSGQAKLILVDVLSGKDVTEQLLSTKAQNEFAVDSLGNTQVSWQLKIPENLQAVQYTVIAKAGDFSDGEQSVLPVLTNRMLVTETLPMWVRSNQTKTFVLDKLRDNTSTTIQHHKLTLEITSNPAWYAVQALPYLMEYPYDCNEQTFARYYANTLASHIANSNKRIKAVFDQWASSDALLSNLEKNEELQSLLIQETPWLRDAQSETERKKRIALLFDLNKMKDAQSRALDKLKNNQKSSGAWPWFNGGSDNRFITQHIIAGIGHLNKLNVTSDTPDNQSKAEEMTRKAIGYLDAEFVEEYEQMKKYASNINHDHLSQIQIHYLYMRSFFTDIKTSKEVDKIRAYYLGQAKEYWTKKGLYSKGMLALILNRNGHTTTANKILKGLKENSIVSEELGMYWKENTPSWYWHQAPIETQALLIEAFGEIENDTETIDNLKIWLLKHKQTNQWSTTKATSEAVYALLLQGSDWLSITDAVDVSVGGKAIDAERLENTKVEAGTGYFKTSWDTSDIEKNMAEVNLTKKGNGIAWGALYWQYFEDLDKITSAETPLQLKKKLFLKKNTDTGEKISEVTDATVLKVGDLVRVRIELRSDRDMEFVHMKDMRAAGFEPINVISRYKWQDGLGYYESTKDASTNFFFDYLPKGVYVFEYDLRVNNAGDFSNGVTTIQSMYAPEFSSHSEGVRVEVGD